The Pediococcus inopinatus region TTAACTAATCTTGTGATGGTTGAGGACCCGACCACAAAAAAGGTCCTGCTTGAAGACCGACGTAATAAAAACTGGGCTGGTATCACCTTCCCTGGTGGGCATGTTAATGTTGGCGAATCATTCGTAGAATCTGCTATTCGTGAGGTTTATGAAGAAACCCATCTTGAAATTCAAAATCCTCAATTAATTGGCATTAAACAGTTTATGTATGATGCTCATGTTCGTTATATCGTATTTTTGTTTAGGACCAATCAATTTAAAGGAACTCCGCAGTCTTCTTCAGAGGGTGATGTTTTTTGGGAAGACCCCTATCAAGTTAAACAAACCCAGGCAGTTGATGATTTCTTCGATATTCTACAAATCTTTAAAAGCTATGATGTTTCCGAATTATACTATCAAGACTATAATGGGCAGTCAGTCAAACGTGTTGAATAGATTAAATATAATCCGTTCACACTAATCTAGAAAGGAACTCTAATGAACGATAATAAGAATTACAAGCCACAATTTAAAAAAGACTATCATAAATCCCCCCAATCTCAAGGATCCGTTCAAGATACAATTGAAATTGGACAACGAATCCCGTTGACCATCAAACGCCTTGGTATCAATGGGGAAGGCATCGGTTACTTCAAGCATACCATCTGTTTCGTTAAAGGAGCCTTACCTGATGAAGTTGTCACAGCAACCGTAACTGCCATCCATCCTCGGTATATGACTGCTGAATTGCATGCCATTCGCGAAAAAAGTGAGGATCGGGTTGAACCACGTGATACGTACGCAGGTAAAGTGGGCGGCTTTGAACTAGAACACCTTGCCTACCCCGCTCAACTTGAGTTCAAGCGGGA contains the following coding sequences:
- a CDS encoding 8-oxo-dGTP diphosphatase, whose translation is MSQLHLPEKTILTNLVMVEDPTTKKVLLEDRRNKNWAGITFPGGHVNVGESFVESAIREVYEETHLEIQNPQLIGIKQFMYDAHVRYIVFLFRTNQFKGTPQSSSEGDVFWEDPYQVKQTQAVDDFFDILQIFKSYDVSELYYQDYNGQSVKRVE